The sequence AATTCTCCGGCAGTTTCTTGCGCAGGTGATGAACATGCACTTCCACAGCATTGCTGGCAACTTCGTCTCCCCATTCATAGAGTTTTCCTTCTAACTGCTCCCTGGACTGAATACGTCCGGCATTTTCCATCAGTACCCTGAGCAGCATATATTCGCGGCGGGATAAGGTAATGACACGGCCATCGAGTGTCACCTGATGGGCGCGAGTGTCGACACACACACTGCCAATACTGATGGTGGCCTGAGCAGCAGTACCCAGTCTTCTGGTGATCACCCGAATTCTTGCCAGTAACTCATCCATTTCAAAGGGTTTGGCCAGATAATCATCGGCACCCAGATCCAGCCCGGTGATCTTATCTGAAGTACTGTCACGGGCAGTCAGTACCAGAATTGGTATCCGCTGTTTCTGCTGACGGGCCCGTTTCAACACCTCAATCCCATCCATATCCGGCAAACCTAGATCGAGGATGGCCAGATCGGCACTGGCGGTTTCAATGGCCAGCAATGCCTGTTTACCACTGGTTAAATGGTCAACAGCAAAACCTTCCTGACGCAAGGCCTGCTGCAAAGCCCTGGCTAACTGTTCATCGTCTTCGACCAATAACAGACGCATGCTTATCCTTTTTATCTGGTTTTCGAACTGCCACCGGAATCTTCTAACACAGGCACCTTAAA comes from Lacimicrobium alkaliphilum and encodes:
- a CDS encoding response regulator transcription factor, translated to MRLLLVEDDEQLARALQQALRQEGFAVDHLTSGKQALLAIETASADLAILDLGLPDMDGIEVLKRARQQKQRIPILVLTARDSTSDKITGLDLGADDYLAKPFEMDELLARIRVITRRLGTAAQATISIGSVCVDTRAHQVTLDGRVITLSRREYMLLRVLMENAGRIQSREQLEGKLYEWGDEVASNAVEVHVHHLRKKLPENFIKTIRGVGYTVNPV